One Vigna unguiculata cultivar IT97K-499-35 chromosome 11, ASM411807v1, whole genome shotgun sequence DNA window includes the following coding sequences:
- the LOC114168543 gene encoding aspartate aminotransferase, mitochondrial, with protein sequence MAIRNSLKGQFFQRSSVFGARFMSSSWFRSIEPAPKDPILGVTEAFLADQSPNKVNVGVGAYRNDDGKPVVLDCVREAERRIAGNQFMEYLPMGGSIKMVEESLKLAYGDNSEFIKDKRIAAVQALSGTGACRLFAAFQQRFHPNSQIYIPVPTWANHHNIWRDAGVPMKTFRYYHPESKGLDFEGLMDDIKNAPDGSFFLLHACAHNPTGVDPSEEQWREISSQIKAKGHFPFFDMAYQGFASGDPERDAKAIRIFLQDGHLLGLAQSYAKNMGLYGQRVGCLSLLCEDEKQAVAVKSQLQLISRPMYSNPPVHGALIVSTVLGDPELKKLWLNEVKGMADRIIGMRTTLRENLEKRNSPLPWQHITNQIGMFCYSGLTPEQVDLMTSKFHIYMTRNGRISMAGLNTGNVGYVAEAIHEVTKSS encoded by the exons ATGGCGATTCGCAATTCACTCAAGGGACAATTTTTCCAACGTAGCTCCGTTTTTGGGGCAAGGTTCATGTCATCTTCTTGGTTTCGAAGCATCGAGCCCGCTCCCAAGGATCCGATCCTCGGTGTAACTGAAGCTTTCCTCGCCGATCAGAGTCCAAACAAAGTCAATGTCGGAGTG ggTGCCTATCGCAATGACGACGGAAAACCAGTGGTTTTGGATTGCGTCAGAGAGGCAGAGAGGAGAATTGCAGGAAACCAATTCAT GGAGTATCTTCCTATGGGTGGAAGCATAAAAATGGTTGAAGAATCGCTCAAGTTAGCATACGGAGACAACTCTGAGTTCATCAAGGATAAAAGAATAGCTGCAGTGCAGGCTTTATCTGGAACTGGTGCATGTCGACTTTTTGCTGCATTTCAACAGAGATTTCATCCTAATTCCCAAATCTATATACCAGTGCCTACCTGGGCCAA CCACCATAACATTTGGAGAGATGCTGGAGTGCCTATGAAGACATTCCGTTACTATCACCCAGAGTCCAAAGGATTGGATTTTGAAGGACTGATGGATGACATTAAG AATGCTCCAGATGGTTCCTTCTTTCTGCTTCATGCTTGTGCGCATAATCCTACTGGAGTAGATCCTTCAGAAGAACAATGGAGAGAGATCTCCTCCCAGATTAAG GCTAAGGGTCATTTCCCTTTCTTTGACATGGCTTATCAAGGTTTTGCTAGTGGTGATCCAGAGAGAGATGCAAAAGCCATTAGGATTTTTCTGCAGGACGGTCATCTATTAGGACTTGCTCAGTCATATGCAAAAAATATGGGACTGTACGGCCAGCGAGTTGGATGCCTGAG TTTGCTCTGTGAAGACGAGAAACAGGCTGTGGCTGTAAAAAGTCAGTTACAGCTGATTTCTAGACCCATGTACAGTAACCCACCTGTTCATGGAGCGCTTATAGTTTCAACTGTCCTTGGTGATCCAGAGTTGAAGAAGTTATGGCTTAACGAAGTCAAG GGTATGGCAGATCGCATCATCGGAATGAGGACCACACTACGAGAGAACTTGGAAAAGAGGAATTCTCCTTTGCCCTGGCAGCACATAACCAATCAG ATTGGTATGTTCTGCTACAGTGGATTGACACCGGAACAGGTTGATCTTATGACAAGCAAGTTTCATATTTACATGACCCGAAACGGTCGTATCAG TATGGCTGGTCTTAATACGGGCAACGTGGGATATGTTGCTGAAGCTATCCATGAGGTTACAAAATCTTCCTAA